The following coding sequences lie in one Arachis ipaensis cultivar K30076 chromosome B05, Araip1.1, whole genome shotgun sequence genomic window:
- the LOC107643922 gene encoding protein EDS1 — protein MAAAVGVTEFIGAEMIEKAISLAWKAHKTPEKPFILEKNRKGDPQQVFISFPASGSAKDWYSQKPFGEVPIDLDLFPSLKSIGYNDAAKVNEAFQGRFQAILSKPLLETEVKDAMDKKRQIVFTGHSSGSPMAILATLWTLEKYPSTKSNGRVPPICVTFGSPLIGNHIFSHATRRENWSNFFMHFVMRYDIVPRILLSPLSSFDQRFEPVSQFFNPNHKFKSFMSESVGKSSHTSDFFSVVMSNTAKVTSHAVSKLIGTTDSTLEIIANFVPLSPYRPFGTYIFCTGNGKHVVIRNPDAVLQILFFSAQLSTEAEVAQVGNRSLQEHRTKLQLNFGKENFVFLEQDQLEKVPLTDDGSKDDISMAFNDLGLSPRARLCLRAAAGLEKQRLKNEERMKEKIDSDEFEEKMKELEKYKQVMELKNICYYDAFKKQESSEDFQANVKRLQLAMLWDEIMEKLRSYELPDEFEGRAEWVEHAKRFRRLVEPLDVANYYRHLRQIEAGTYMGKGRPMRYKFTQRWLEHAEGSKFEEEYSESCFWAEVEDLSHITNNATSIVNASFHKDVLDRTQQRVASLVARIDVWIDNKVLDKDVLLEGSTLMNWWNSLPSQFRNGSSIKSLVKCKETK, from the exons ATGGCTGCTGCTGTTGGAGTCACAGAATTTATTGGAGCAGAGATGATTGAGAAGGCAATTTCTTTGGCCTGGAAGGCTCACAAGACACCAGAAAAACCTTTCATTCTTGAAAAGAATCGCAAAGGGGACCCTCAACAAGTGTTCATCAGCTTCCCAGCATCAGGTTCTGCAAAAGATTGGTACTCTCAGAAGCCTTTTGGGGAAGTCCCAATAGACCTTGATCTGTTCCCATCACTTAAAAGCATTGGTTACAATGATGCTGCTAAAGTAAATGAAGCCTTTCAAGGAAGGTTCCAAGCTATTTTGTCCAAGCCGTTACTTGAAACTGAG GTGAAAGATGCAATGGATAAAAAGAGGCAAATAGTATTTACAGGGCACTCTTCTGGTTCCCCAATGGCCATTCTAGCAACCCTTTGGACCTTGGAGAAGTACCCATCCACAAAATCCAACGGTAGGGTACCTCCAATTTGTGTAACTTTTGGTTCTCCTTTAATTGGTAATCATATTTTTTCTCATGCTACAAGGAGAGAAAATTGGTCCAACTTCTTCATGCACTTTGTCATGAGATATGACATAGTACCTAGAATCCTCCTTTCTCCACTCTCTTCTTTTGATCAAAGATTTGAACCGGTTTCGCAGTTCTTCAATCCCAACCATAAATTCAAGTCTTTCATGAGCGAATCGGTTGGAAAATCCTCACACACCTCTGATTTCTTTAGTGTTGTGATGTCTAATACTGCAAAAGTTACAAGCCATGCTGTTTCTAAGTTAATAGGTACCACAGATTCAACACTTGAAATTATTGCAAATTTTGTTCCATTAAGCCCTTATAGACCCTTTGGAACCTACATTTTCTGCACCGGAAATGGAAAGCATGTTGTTATTAGAAACCCAGATGCAGTTCTGCAGATTCTGTTTTTCTCTGCTCAATTAAGCACCGAAGCAGAAGTTGCTCAAGTTGGCAATAGAAGCCTACAGGAACATAGAACCAAACTGCAACTAAACTTTGGAAAGGAGAATTTTGTGTTCTTGGAGCAGGACCAACTTGAGAAAGTTCCATTGACTGATGATGGCTCAAAGGATGATATTAGCATGGCCTTCAATGATCTTGGCCTG AGCCCAAGAGCAAGATTGTGTCTTCGAGCAGCAGCAGGGTTAGAGAAACAAAGACTGAAAAACGAggaaagaatgaaagagaagatagACTCTGATGAATTCGAGGAAAAAATGAAGGAACTGGAGAAATACAAACAAGTGATGGAGCTTAAAAACATTTGCTACTACGATGCCTTCAAGAAGCAAGAAAGCTCTGAGGACTTCCAAGCAAATGTGAAGAGGCTACAGCTGGCAATGTTGTGGGACGAGATAATGGAGAAGCTAAGAAGTTATGAACTACCAGATGAGTTTGAAGGGAGAGCTGAATGGGTCGAACACGCGAAGCGATTTCGGAGGCTAGTCGAGCCTTTAGATGTCGCCAACTACTACAGACACTTGAGGCAAATTGAGGCTGGTACTTACATGGGTAAGGGAAGGCCGATGCGGTATAAATTCACTCAAAGGTGGCTTGAACATGCGGAGGGAAGTAAGTTTGAAGAAGAGTACTCTGAATCATGCTTTTGGGCCGAGGTGGAGGATCTTTCCCACATAACAAATAATGCCACTAGTATTGTTAATGCTTCATTTCATAAAGATGTTTTGGATCGAACTCAGCAAAGGGTTGCGAGTTTGGTGGCTAGGATAGATGTATGGATTGACAATAAGGTGCTAGATAAGGATGTGTTATTGGAGGGTTCTACTTTGATGAATTGGTGGAATTCTCTACCATCGCAATTTAGGAATGGCTCGAGCATTAAGAGTCTTGTCAAGTGTAAAGAAACAAAGTGA